A genomic region of Papaver somniferum cultivar HN1 chromosome 7, ASM357369v1, whole genome shotgun sequence contains the following coding sequences:
- the LOC113294664 gene encoding uncharacterized protein LOC113294664, whose product MEVDTPEPLWTVFTDGSSNVGGAGVGCVILTPEGLRIEKATRLGFQASNNEAEYEATIIGLKVVKQLDAKIVKLVTDSMLVVNQFLGTYRAKEERMALYLGRMKELANEFDQFSIGQRPWLENRHANALAYLSSTVETDTTCFVVVDFQELPSISDSHLVLDLEHASGGESPTTSAQGDTENIDNNMNIDSPVIDDSGNPAENASDWRQPYIRYLTTSELPEDEKLASKVKKNAWRYSMIEGELYRKPVALEPFLRCISAEEGQQILAEAHEGICGNHSGGRSLAHMILAQGYFWPYMQKDAKEYAQKGVPCQEHAPIPKRPAKELHPVFSPRPFSTWGLDIVGPLPKSPGGVKFILSATDYFTEWVAAVALSNGQAEATNRVIMDNLKKRMEKAKGKWTEEFPGVLWSYRTTPKRSSGFSPFTLAYGTKEVIPTEVHLKTTKTRAVKSGKNDSILALDKEFL is encoded by the exons ATGGAGGTCGATACACCTGAACCATTATGGACGGTATTTACTGATGGGTCATCAAATGTTGGTGGAGCTGGAGTTGGATGTGTCATCCTTACTCCCGAAGGATTGAGGATCGAGAAAGCGACCAGATTGGGTTTTCAAGCATCAAACAATGAAGCTGAATATGAAGCAACAATTATCGGTTTAAAGGTTGTCAAACAGTTAGATGCGAAGATTGTGAAGCTGGTAACTGATTCCATGCTAGTAGTTAACCAGTTTCTGGGGACCTACAGAGCCAAGGAAGAAAGGATGGCCTTATATTTGGGTCGTATGAAAGAGCTGGCAAATGAGTTCGACCAGTTCTCTATTGGGCAGCGACCTTGGTTAGAAAACAGGCACGCAAATGCTTTAGCATATCTTTCTTCCACAGTCGAAACTGATACCACCTGTTTCGTTGTGGTAGATTTCCAAGAGTTACCTAGCATCTCCGACAGCCACCTTGTTCTAGATCTCGAACACGCTAGTGGGGGCGAGAGTCCAACTACATCAGCACAGGGAGATACTGAAAACATTGACAACAATATGAATATTGACAGTCCAGTGATTGATGATTCAGGCAATCCTGCTGAAAATGCTTCAGACTGGCGTCAACCTTATATCAGGTATTTGACAACTAGTGAACTCCCAGAAGATGAGAAACTTGCTTCAAAGGTGAAAAAGAATGCTTGGAGATATTCAATGATCGAGGGGGAGCTGTACCGCAAACCTGTAGCTTTGGAGCCATTTTTGCGGTGCATATCAGCCGAAGAAGGGCAACAGATATTGGCGGAGGctcatgaaggaatatgtggcaaCCATTCTGGAGGGCGCAGTCTCGCGCACATGATACTTGCCCAGGGATacttctggccatacatgcaGAAAGATGCTAAAGAATACGCGCAGAAAGGCGTGCCATGCCAAGAGCACGCTCCTATTCCAAAAAGGCCCGCCAAAGAATTGCATCCAGTTTTTAGTCCCCGGCCATTCTCTACGTGGGGACTAGACATCGTCGGACCACTTCCCAAATCTCCTGGAGGCGTTAAATTCATATTATCCGCTACTGATTATTTCACCGAATGGGTCGCAGCAGTGGCACTG AGCAACGGGCAGGCGGAAGCGACCAATCGCGTTATTATGGACAATCTCAAGAAAAGGATGGAAAAGGCGAAGGGAAAATGGACAGAAGAATTCCCTGGAGTCTTATGGTCCTATCGAACAACCCCAAAAAGATCATCTGGATTTTCACCTTTTACACTGGCTTATGGGACAAAGGAAGTCATACCCACCGAGGTACATCTCAAGACTACCAAAACTCGTGCTGTCAAATCTGGGAAAAATGACAGCATACTGGCTTTGGATAAAGAGTTTCTATAA